A region from the Metarhizium brunneum chromosome 7, complete sequence genome encodes:
- the apdG_3 gene encoding Acyl-CoA dehydrogenase apdG: MADNLENPVPFSEPPYLCGLPSPYYTESHRQFQKACRRFLWDNLLSNAAEWEKEGTVPEHVFATFCKSGMLLPNMPAPLPVEWLKDLGIHDILGVKVEEWDYLHTGIYCDELARSGLAGPGASLTAGFAFGIPPIVKWGSKELKQRFLPDFLTGRKRTCIAITEPDAGSDVANITTTAEKTADGKHYIINGAKKWITNGIWSDYTTMAVRTGGPGRAGLSVIIVPLKGYPGVTMRRLPVGGQKAGGTTYIELDNVKVPVENLLGREGDGLRIILTNFNHERLIIAVGVTRQARTALAAAFEYCLKRDAFGKKLMDQPVVRHRLAKAGAELETMNAWTEQLLYQLCHLSSQEADLKLGGITALAKAKSAMVLNECAQVAVLLFGGNGFTASGQGALVEAIYRDVPGARIPGGSEDVLLDLAVRQLVKIYQFGGAAALKGAKI, encoded by the exons ATGGCGGATAATCTAGAGAACCCCGTCCCCTTTTCCGAGCCGCCCTACCTGTGTGGCCTCCCTTCCCCGTACTACACAGAGTCACATCGCCAGTTCCAAAAGGCCTGCCGCCGGTTCCTATGGGACAACTTGCTCAGCAACGCCGCCGAGTGGGAAAAGGAAGGGACCGTTCCTGAGCATGTCTTTGCGACCTTCTGCAAGAGCGGCATGCTGCTGCCCAATATGCCGGCCCCGCTGCCCGTAGAATGGCTCAAGGATCTCGGAATCCACGACATCCTGGGCGTCAAGGTCGAGGAGTGGGACTATCTGCACACGGGAATCTACTGCGACGAG ctGGCCCGCTCCGGCCTAGCCGGCCCAGGAGCCTCGCTGACAGCCGGCTTCGCCTTTGGAATCCCGCCCATTGTCAAATGGGGCAGCAAAGAGCTCAAGCAACGCTTCCTCCCCGATTTCCTCACCGGCAGAAAACGCACGTGCATTGCCATCACGGAACCCGACGCGGGCAGCGACGtggccaacatcaccaccacggcgGAGAAGaccgccgacggcaagcaCTACATCATCAACGGAGCAAAGAAATG GATCACGAACGGCATCTGGTCCGACTACACCACCATGGCGGTGCGCACGGGGGGGCCAGGACGCGCCGGGCTCtccgtcatcatcgtcccgCTCAAGGGATACCCCGGCGTGACGatgcgccgcctccccgTCGGCGGCCAAAAGGCCGGCGGCACCACCTACATCGAGCTCGACAACGTCAAGGTCCCCGTGGAGAACCTCCTCGGCAGAGAGGGCGACGGCCTGCGCATCATCCTCACAAACTTCAACCACGAGCGtctcatcatcgccgtggGCGTCACGCGCCAGGCCCGGACcgcgctcgccgccgcctttgAGTACTGCCTCAAGCGGGATGCCTTTGGCAAAAAGCTCATGGACCAACCTGTTGTGCGGCAccggctggccaaggccggcgccgagctgGAGACGATGAACGCCTGGACGGAGCAGCTCCTCTATCAGCTGTGCCACCTCTCGTCGCAGGAGGCCGACTTGAAACTGGGCGGCATCAcggccctggccaaggccaagtctgCCATGGTCTTGAACGAGTGCGCTCAGGTGGCCGTTTTGCTGTTTGGTGGCAACGGGTTTACGGCCTCGGGACAGGGGGCATTAGTTGAGG CTATTTACCGAGATGTTCCTGGTGCTCGGATTCCCGGCGGCTCGGAGGATGTGCTTTTGGACTTGGCCGTGCGCCAACTCGTCAAGATTTATCAGTTTGGAGGGGCGGCTGCATTGAAGGGCGCCAAAATATAG
- the Padi4_1 gene encoding Protein-arginine deiminase type-4: MLRVAPVLTHHHLQPVEKVFVTKKPVDEQMTKAMARVEQGIQKNMQKAGIEEPLHRLDIDYTWAQDVMEPAYASIPGPSGPITLRIHMTGKPVQVGIAEQTEILLFRDLRREGMGAVRLGRFPDFFEHRTLEAGGNIESIPPYTLNGKKYPAGRIVIGATDAQTPQALAYLQAQETQDPIALDTTWLFVKHVDEIVSFLPAKTSRGWRLAILDPMMGYEALGKLDQDGHGDVPLTSKPMAQNSTVPTVREFLADESTKKAAAYSTEKMKQALNTLQQEIGIADEDVVRIPAVIATMDSLKKWLHAQEKEDPSSSGHRFLPLNSAFPSQVNGVPLSDSVFIAPKPWGPVVDGEDIMEKMSREAYAAAGFDIDFIDDWELHLGSGDLHCYTNTFRNPTAQWW, encoded by the coding sequence ATGCTACGCGTCGCCCCGGTCCTGACACACCATCACCTTCAACCCGTTGAAAAGGTCTTTGTTACCAAAAAGCCTGTCGACGAACAGAtgaccaaggccatggcgagagTTGAGCAAGGTATCCAGAAGAATATGCAAAAAGCAGGCATCGAGGAGCCGCTGCATCGCCTCGATATAGATTACACCTGGGCTCAGGATGTCATGGAGCCAGCCTATGCCAGCATCCCCGGGCCATCAGGACCAATCACCTTGCGCATCCACATGACAGGAAAGCCGGTGCAGGTTGGCATTGCCGAGCAGACTGAAATCTTGCTGTTCCGGGATCTGCGACGAGAGGGGATGGGAGCCGTCCGCCTTGGCAGGTTTCCAGATTTTTTCGAGCACAGAACGCTTGAAGCCGGAGGCAACATCGAGTCGATTCCTCCCTACACGCTCAACGGCAAAAAGTACCCCGCGGGCAGGATTGTCATTGGCGCTACAGACGCGCAGACACCTCAAGCGCTGGCCTATCTCCAGGCCCAGGAAACTCAGGATCCGATAGCACTTGACACGACGTGGCTTTTTGTCAAGCATGTGGACGAAATTGTCAGCTTCCTACCCGCCAAGACATCACGCGGCTGGCGACTGGCCATTCTGGATCCAATGATGGGCTATGAAGCGCTTGGCAAGCTGGACcaagatggccatggcgacgtgCCCTTGACCAGCAAGCCCATGGCGCAAAACTCAACCGTTCCCACGGTCCGCGAATTCTTGGCCGATGAGTCCACCAAGAAGGCTGCTGCCTACAGCACggagaagatgaagcaaGCGCTGAATACTCTCCAGCAAGAAATTGGCATTGCGGACGAGGACGTCGTGAGGATTCCAGCCGTCATCGCCACAATGGACTCGCTGAAGAAGTGGCTGCATGCTCAAGAGAAAGAGGaccccagcagcagcggccacAGGTTCTTGCCACTGAACTCGGCGTTCCCTAGCCAGGTCAATGGCGTCCCGCTGTCCGATTCGGTTTTTATAGCGCCCAAGCCGTGGGGTCCCGTCGTGGATGGCGAGGACATCATGGAGAAGATGTCGAGGGAAGCCTACGCCGCAGCAGGCTTCGATATAGATTTCATCGATGATTGGGAACTACATTTGGGAAGCGGAGACTTGCACTGCTACACGAACACGTTCCGTAACCCGACGGCGCAGTGGTGGTAG